The genomic DNA TGCTTATCCAATCAGTGTAGGCTGGTGCTGGTTCTGAAGACCAATCAGATCTCACCTTTGGTACGTTCCTTCTTCGGAGAAACGGGCTCCTTGTCTTCCCCatccacctgaaacacacagttcataaggctggtgtgtgtgtgtgtgtgtgtgtgtacccttgcaaggaccagagagagagagagagagagagagagagagagagtgtgtgtggtatgttaGAGAGTGCAtcggtgtgggagagagtgtgtaccaggtctgtctgggaggcagtcttcctcttctcctggtACATCTCCAGCACCTTGCCATGGTCACAGTGgtgaggctcctcctcctcctgcacacaAACAGCCTTCACAATCAGCCTTCACAATCAGCCTTCACAATCAGCCTTCACAATCAGCCTTCACAATCAGCCTTCACAACCAGCCTTCACAATCAGCCTTCACAATCAGCCTTCACAATCAGCCTTCACAACCAGCGTTCACAACCAGCCTTCACAATCAGCCTTCACAATCAGCCTTCGCAACCAGCCTTCACAATCAGCCTTTGCAACCAGCCTTCACAACCAGCCTTCACAACCAGCCTTCATAATCAGCCTTCACAATCAACCTTCACAACCAGCCTTCACAATCAGCCTTCACAATCAGCCTTCGCAATCTCCTTTGCATCTACTGGaaagaccagcagagagaagagaccaGCAAAGATatcagcagagaggagagaccagaaaggaggagacaccagaaaggagcggagaggggaagggagaagagaCCGGCAGCAGggaccaggagagaggagagccctACGCCGTGGTGGtgcgggtggtggtggtggtgttcctTCTTCTGAGTGACTATGGAGAAGACGGTCTCCATGAGGTAGAAGTAGTAGATCCCGGCCATCACCACCAGGAGCTTGTACACATGGTCCTGAGGCTCGTCACTGTGGCTGGAGCCCGCTTCATGAACATGCAGTCccagcacctacacacacacacacacacacgagtgtacacacacaaacacccgcaCACAAAACAAAGTTCATTGTTATCTGGTTGCTAGGCATTATCAAATGAGAATCCTAACTCCTGGAGAGCAAGCAGCATGACATGTATGACTGTCTTGTAAGAGTTTAAATTCAATGTCTGTAAAATACACTGAAATGTCCCATTGATGTAACTGTTGTATAACAGCAATAAACCACCTGAAACCCATCAGATATTGTGCTGCGGTCACAGGATATCAGTGATAAAAACCTTGCGTGGTTTATTGTGACAGTACACCCAAAGTCAAAGTCAAAGAGATTTATTGGTCACATGTACAGCATAACAGGGGTCATTCTGGGCAATGCAAGTCTTAATAGAGAATGTTCCGGGGGAATTGTGAAGTGTGCTTGTGACCGCCCCAGCTGTCAGTCGTCTCCAGCTGTGTACTGCCAAACTGAGTTTGACACCGCTGATGCTATctagctagcgagctagctaacTCCTACTACAGTaaccaagccccccccccctctcatctcgCAAAAAAGCAAAAAATGGATCTTGGTGGTGTTGCTTGGTTTCTGTTTTGGcaccctgcctcctccagtGAGTATATTCTAAATAGTATTTTATAAGCCGTGCAACAAAACAATAATGCAACACAATCGGGAACGAGGTAGTATATATGGTATAGTGTAGGCTAGGTAGTAGTGTACTGGATAGTATATACTATGTAATAGTGAATAATTGTGGACTAACCATGAGCATGAGGTGCAGCAGTGGATCTCCAGAGAGTGAGCCTAGTAGCAATGTGTATGCTAGGTAGTAGTGCATTCTAGGTAATAGTGTCTAAGTGTGTACTAACCATGGGCATGAGGTGCAGCAGTGCGTCTCCGGTCAGCGAGCCCACAGCCAGACTGACGCAGAACTGGATGCAGAGCTGGAACACGCTGCTGCAGGACGTGCAGAGCAGAACCACGATGCCGACCATGGAGGTCAGGCTGATCAGCAGGTTAGCTATGCTGGCGTACACAAACCCTGCAGAGAAAGGAGACATGGGGGTCAGGAGGCACCTGCTCAGGCCTGGAGCTGGAGGCAACACACAGGggctggggaggtggggggccaGGATGGGctcaatgtaaatgtgttaggaggggctgggggtgatAGACTCACGCTCGGTGGTGGTGAGAGAGTCGGAGGGGTCTGGGaggggcagggcagagcaggctCCTGACACcagctgctgcagcagggcGGGGCTGAGCCGAGCCAGGTCCGACCGGACCAGAGCAGAACCATTCATCCCATGGATCTGGACCAGCTGCTGAGCTGTGAAACACACCTGGCAGGAGACACACATTAGTGTGTGAGGGAATGAGTGAGTgggtttgtgaatgtgtgtgcgcgagaaagtgtgagtgtgtgagtgtttgtggttACCTGGTCCCAGCTACTGTTCCTACCCTGTCCCTCTTCAGTATGGTTGTGATCCTGGTGACTGTGGTCACGGTGGCTGTCGTCCTGATGACTGTGGTTACGGTGACTGTCGTCCTGGTGACTGTGGTCACGGTGACTGTCATCGTGGTGACTGTGGTCACGGTGACTGTCGTCCTGTTGACTGTGGTCACGTTGACTGTCGTCCTGGTGACTGTGGTCACGGTGACTGTCGTCGTGGTGAGCGTGGAGGTCCTCTGGGTGAAGATGATCGTGTTCTTCGTGGTGTGTTTCTCCTATCTTAAGACTGCTCATCAGATCCTGCAGCTCTGAACAGGAAACACTGACTGTCACCCTGTAGCCCTGTGGAACTGTAACTATAGCACCAGAAGCAGTACTGGTGTTGTTTCCATGGTAACATTACAGAACCAGTGAGGATTATGCTGTCATTACTATGGTAACTGCACAATACCAGAGACGGTGACAATGTCGTTGCCAAGGCGCTGCATGATGAAGTCCAGGAAGTAGGTTTCCCCCGGGAGTGCGTGGCCTGTCAGGCAGTCTCCCCGGAGAACGTGGTACACAATGCTCCCCATCACCATGGAAACCGTACTGTGGTTACCCGACCACATGCTGATCTCGGCCATAATTTCACGGCTGCTCCGACACTGGTGAttaagagggaggagggcacaGCTAGCACCAGGTTAACACCAGGTTATTATGGGGTGTAAAGTGTTACCGTGACTGCGTCACCCACCTCCACATGATGGTGAGctggtgtgtagtgtgtgtggatgtcctgcatcagagaggagagggtctcctccagctcccccgtctgctcctcctgctgacGGAGGCTCCAGAGGAGGCGGTCTGTCTCCTCGCCCCAGCGCCCCTCCCTCATGGCGGCGCAGGCCAGGGCGGGGCTACTGAGATAGAGGCCACACCCCTCGGACACACGGTAGAGCTGCTCCACTCCCAGACCTTCGCTGGAGTAGTTCCTGACCAGCTGGTCTAGATAGAGGAGAGGCTggcactggacacacacaccacacacacaccacacacacacaccacacacgcgcacaaataccacacacatacatacacatgaacATACTGAACCCAGTGAAGTCCTGCTATCTGTCAGGCTGTGAGATCATGCTGGATCCATCATGGAGGTTGACAGCTGAGTAATGAGCCAGTGACTTCACCTGGTTATTTACAGCTGGGTGCCGTTCCACCTTAGGCAATCAGCATTAAAACATATTCGATATTCACTGAGTGAACCTTTCATTGCCTGAATGAAATGTGACCTGCTACAACAATGGATTATCCTTTTGTGAtctatatgtcatgttatgatTTAAACCAATTTCTGCTATTCACATGACATCTGTAACGTGACTGAAGCTGCATCCGCCTAGCGGTTATCCAACCGGAGTCCATTGTCCAGAGAGACAACAAGCTTGATCTCAAAGGTCTTGCAGGGGCTGTAAAGCGATGAAAGTAGACCTGCTTCCTGTTAGTCTTTAAGTTGATAAAACAGGTTCCCGAACAAATTGTGTGTTTCAGTTTAGTTGTGATTATTAATCAGATGTTAACCATGTTGGAAATAGATATATCTGAATAAAATACACAGCGAGCTATGTGCCGAAAGCTGTACGCGCTGGTGTCAAGAACGGCTGCAACTTTGCCGTCGCGTTGCGCGAAGTTCTTTCAACATGTTAAAACAAATGTGAGGTTATTTAGATTCAATAGTAACAGTTCGAAATGGTTCATATTTGACTTGTCAAAATAGAAAACCTAATTTAAAAACCCAGCACAGACTGTAGCGCTCGGCGCAACAATACCAGGTGTGGATTGGACCTCGACCTCTCTGAAA from Hypomesus transpacificus isolate Combined female unplaced genomic scaffold, fHypTra1 scaffold_124, whole genome shotgun sequence includes the following:
- the slc39a4 gene encoding zinc transporter ZIP4; the encoded protein is MKCVSPLSGVLLVWLCLGLPAGLRCSLEEQVSSGMLEMVSTGQGWLNHTAVRSLFNQLERRVQWAAVSCEKCQPLLYLDQLVRNYSSEGLGVEQLYRVSEGCGLYLSSPALACAAMREGRWGEETDRLLWSLRQQEEQTGELEETLSSLMQDIHTHYTPAHHHVECRSSREIMAEISMWSGNHSTVSMVMGSIVYHVLRGDCLTGHALPGETYFLDFIMQRLGNDIVTVSELQDLMSSLKIGETHHEEHDHLHPEDLHAHHDDSHRDHSHQDDSQRDHSQQDDSHRDHSHHDDSHRDHSHQDDSHRNHSHQDDSHRDHSHQDHNHTEEGQGRNSSWDQVCFTAQQLVQIHGMNGSALVRSDLARLSPALLQQLVSGACSALPLPDPSDSLTTTERFVYASIANLLISLTSMVGIVVLLCTSCSSVFQLCIQFCVSLAVGSLTGDALLHLMPMVLGLHVHEAGSSHSDEPQDHVYKLLVVMAGIYYFYLMETVFSIVTQKKEHHHHHPHHHGEEEEPHHCDHGKVLEMYQEKRKTASQTDLVDGEDKEPVSPKKERTKEQRLLPFMITLGDGIHNFADGLAIGAAFSVSWRSGLASSLAVLCHELPHELGDFAILLQSGVSVRRALLLNMGCAMTSFGGLYLALSIATDAATKQWIAAVTTGMFLYVGLADMLPTMVHVDSRHPWLMFFLQNVGLLTGWSILLLLSLYEDRIHF